Proteins co-encoded in one Medicago truncatula cultivar Jemalong A17 chromosome 8, MtrunA17r5.0-ANR, whole genome shotgun sequence genomic window:
- the LOC11407798 gene encoding probable glutathione S-transferase parC, which yields MAEELILLDEWLSMFGMRARIALAEKGIKYEYKEEDLENKSQMLLKMNPIHKKIPVLIHKGKPISESIIIVEYIDEVWKDKVPFLPSDPYQKAQARFWADFVNKKVGDVGGRIWAGKRDEIELAKKELIEGLKELENVLGDQPYFGGDTFGFVDIALIPFYSWFYTYEKLCNFKVEEECEKLIVWAKNCKQKESVSKSIADEKEVYDFVVNYRKRFELD from the exons ATGGCAGAAGAGTTGATATTATTGGATGAATGGCTTAGTATGTTTGGTATGAGAGCAAGGATAGCATTGGCTGAAAAAGGCATAAAGTATGAATACAAGGAAGAAGATCTTGAAAACAAGAGCCAAATGCTTTTGAAAATGAACCCAATTCACAAGAAGATTCCTGTTCTTATCCATAAGGGAAAACCAATTTCTGAGTCCatcattattgttgaatatattgaTGAGGTTTGGAAGGATAAGGTCCCATTTCTACCCTCAGATCCTTATCAGAAAGCTCAAGCAAGATTTTGGGCtgattttgtcaacaaaaag GTTGGTGATGTTGGAGGGAGGATATGGGCTGGAAAGAGAGATGAGATTGAATTAGCAAAGAAGGAGTTGATTGAAGGCTTAAAGGAATTAGAGAATGTGCTTGGAGACCAACCTTATTTTGGTGGTGACACATTTGGGTTTGTTGACATTGCTTTGATCCCTTTCTATAGTTGGTTTTATACTTATGAGAAATTATGCAACTTCAAAGTTGAGGAAGAGTGTGAAAAGCTGATTGTTTGGGCAAAGAATTGCAAGCAAAAAGAGAGTGTTTCCAAATCTATTGCTGATGAGAAAGAAGTGTATGATTTTGTTGTTAACTATAGGAAGAGGTTTGAGTTGGATTGA
- the LOC11413416 gene encoding E3 ubiquitin-protein ligase RNF181, with amino-acid sequence MNRSLRHAGGFMIPCSNIDNVLVLDDSFLTNSLLSSSSRTRLVNHRPNVSAASLNHINGGGMMLDDHILLFDHSSLGRNNMGHHFPFELSHATHQNSTRQHHETTTTWSSEAESMCCICLNELSNGSSVVQMPQHCCSHVFHKDCIRKWIGVRSTCPLCRRNVY; translated from the coding sequence aTGAATCGTAGTTTGAGGCATGCGGGAGGATTCATGATACCGTGTTCCAACATAGACAATGTTCTTGTCCTTGATGATTCCTTTCTCACAAATAGCTTGttgtcttcttcatcaagaacaaGACTTGTGAATCATCGTCCAAATGTTTCTGCTGCTTCTTTGAATCATATTAATGGAGGAGGCATGATGCTAGATGATCATATTCTTCTATTTGATCATTCTTCTCTCGGCAGAAACAATATGGGTCACCACTTTCCTTTTGAATTGAGTCACGCTACTCATCAAAATTCTACTCGACAACATcatgaaacaacaacaacatggtCTTCTGAAGCAGAATCAATGTGCTGTATTTGTCTCAATGAGTTGTCCAATGGTTCGAGCGTAGTTCAGATGCCACAACACTGCTGCTCACATGTGTTTCACAAAGATTGTATTCGGAAGTGGATTGGTGTTCGAAGCACATGCCCTTTGTGTCGAAGGAATGTGTACTGA